The sequence TCCGCGCCAGCGACGGCCGTTGTCGTGGGGCTCGCGATCCGAGCCCTTCTCGAGCCCTCGGCCTGAGGGGGGGCTTGGCCGTGCGGCAACTGCGGGTCGAGCTCGGTGAACGCAGCTACACTATCGTCGTCGGGGCCAACCTGCTCCAGCGGGTGGGCGAGTGGCTCGAGGGGATGGAGCTCGCCGACCGTGTAATCATTATCACCCATCCCCACCTCAAGGATTTGTACGGTGAGGCAGTGGCGTCGGGACTGCGCGAATACGGCCGCCGGACAGATTTCGTCTTGGTGCCCGAGGGGGAGGAGGCCAAGAGCCTGGAGCAGGCCGCCGGGCTCTACGACGAGCTCCTTGATAGGAAGATTGACCGCCACACAGCCCTGCTGGCACTCGGAGGGGGTGTGATCGGCGACCTCGTCGGCTTCGTGGCCGCCACCCTTCTCAGGGGGGTGCCTTACATCCAGGTGCCCACGACCCTGCTGGCTCAAGTCGACTCGGCCGTGGGAGGCAAGACAGCCGTCAACCACCCCCTGGGGAAAAACCTCATCGGGGTGTTTTACCAGCCCATCTTGGTGGTGGCCGACCTTGCCACCCTGACGACCTTGCCACCGGAGGAGTACCTGGCGGGGCTTGCGGAGGTCATAAAATACGGCGTAATAGCCGACCACGACTTTTTCGCCTTTCTGGAGGAGCGGGAGGGCCCCGTGCGGTCAATGGACCCCGAGGCTCTGGAGCACGTCGTGCTCACCTCGTGCGCCCTCAAAGCGAAGGGAGTGGAGCGGGACGAACGGGAGGCCGGGATTAGGGCCATCCTCAACTTCGGCCACACCATCGCCCACGCCGTCGAGGCCGTGGGCGCCTACCGGACCGTCAAGCACGGGTTCGCGGTGGCAATGGGAATGGCCTGCGCGGCGCGCCTCTCAGAGGCGATGGGTAAGTGCTCGGCGGCTGAGGCGACCCGCGTGATCGGCTGCCTCGAGACCTACGGGCTTCCGACCCGCCTGCCGCCTATGGACCCGGAGGCTCTCTGGGAGGTCATGACCAGGGACAAGAAAGTTCGGGGCGACCGGGTCCGGCTCGTCCTGCTAGAGGCGGTTGGACGGGTGGGCATCTACGATGATGTCCCCCGGGAGGCGGTGATCGATGCCCTGGCGGCGTCCCAAGCCGCTTGACTTTCGCTCCGGGTTGACTAGAATGGCGGTCTGCTAACCCGGCAAGCTGTGGGGCCTTACTGACGCGGGAGAGGGAACGTGCCGACGATCCTGGTCCTTCACGGGCCTAACCTCAACCTCCTGGGGAGCCGCGAGCCCGAGCTCTATGGGAGCGAGACCCTGGAGGAGATCAACGGGCGCTTGGAACGCCTGGCTGCCGAATTGGGCGTGGAGATCGTCGTTCGACAGTCGAACCATGAGGGGGAGCTGGTCGAGGCCATCCAGGGAGCCCCGGACGTGGCCGAGGCCCTCATTATCAATCCCGCCGCATATACCCACACGAGCGTAGCGATCCGCGACGCCATCCTGGCCGTGGGGCTTCCGGCCGTGGAGGTCCACCTCTCCAATCCTCAGCAGCGCGAGACATTTCGTCACGAGAGCCTCATCGCCGACGTGGTGATAGGGACGGTGAGCGGCTTTGGGCCGATGTCGTACGAGCTGGCCCTCCGGGCCGCTGCTGCTCTCGTCGGCAAGGAGTAGGGCCATGATTCCCACGAGCCAGTTTCGAAACGGCCTCAAGGTCGAGCTCGACGGGGAG comes from Nitrospinota bacterium and encodes:
- the aroQ gene encoding type II 3-dehydroquinate dehydratase; the encoded protein is MPTILVLHGPNLNLLGSREPELYGSETLEEINGRLERLAAELGVEIVVRQSNHEGELVEAIQGAPDVAEALIINPAAYTHTSVAIRDAILAVGLPAVEVHLSNPQQRETFRHESLIADVVIGTVSGFGPMSYELALRAAAALVGKE
- a CDS encoding 3-dehydroquinate synthase; this encodes MRQLRVELGERSYTIVVGANLLQRVGEWLEGMELADRVIIITHPHLKDLYGEAVASGLREYGRRTDFVLVPEGEEAKSLEQAAGLYDELLDRKIDRHTALLALGGGVIGDLVGFVAATLLRGVPYIQVPTTLLAQVDSAVGGKTAVNHPLGKNLIGVFYQPILVVADLATLTTLPPEEYLAGLAEVIKYGVIADHDFFAFLEEREGPVRSMDPEALEHVVLTSCALKAKGVERDEREAGIRAILNFGHTIAHAVEAVGAYRTVKHGFAVAMGMACAARLSEAMGKCSAAEATRVIGCLETYGLPTRLPPMDPEALWEVMTRDKKVRGDRVRLVLLEAVGRVGIYDDVPREAVIDALAASQAA